The Clupea harengus chromosome 5, Ch_v2.0.2, whole genome shotgun sequence genomic sequence GAAATGATAGATCATCACTGAATTAGTTTGTTGACGTTGAGGGCAAAAAACTTAAATGAGACATGAATACATTGCGTCAAATAATTTTTTTCCTGAGCACAAATTTGAAGAAACCTAAGCAGAATTTTTTGATATATATGGCCATTGCCctgctgtgtctgtttacaAGGTGCACAGGCATAATTTGTTAAGGGTGAACATCTCTGACCACAACAGCCCACCGCATTTCCAGACATGACATCATAACACACTCATAACATTGGCCTCTGTCAATGCAGTATAAAACCTCTAAGAGTTATTAAATAATGGAGCGCATCATCTCTTTAAAGGATGTGGATGATGCCACTCTGTCTCGTCTGGACATGGAGAGGAAAATTGAATCGCTGATGGATGAGATCGAGTTCCTCAAGAAGCTCCATGATGAGGTGAGATACCTGCATGTACCATggaaacaacaaaacactgtATAATGTGGAATAGGCAAGCCTTAGAGCAGTGACAAGCCTTGATCAATTTAACAAAAGGTgtaatgttctgtgttctctgtaAGTGTTCCGTGAAGTTTTATCTAATACTGCCAGCTGTAGTAAGACATCTGATTATGAAATCAAGGTTGTTTACATGAAATGACTGTACCGCTGTACAACTATGTTACTGTGTGCTTatgcaaatacataaacacactttctcAATTGATAAAggacaatcattgaaaacacaTCTCTCAACAAGGGTAGTGTACTACTGATGACCTTCTCCGTTATCCAAAGTATACAGATTTCAAAATGATCTAAATTAAgttaaaattatatatttttttattttcatgggTGAAGTAACTGATCGTGTGGTCGCTgtatgctctccctctctgcaggaGATCCAGGACGTGCAGGTGAGTGCCCAGACTCAGCAGATGAAGTTTGAGGTGGAGACCCAGGCTCGCCCCGACCTCACCGGTGCCCTGAGGGACATCCGAGCTCAGTACGAGAACATCGCCTCCAAGAACATGCAGGAGTCTGAGGAATGGTACAAGTCCAAGGTGAGCCACTGAGCCACGACGCACAGTATCATTGCAATCAAGTGCTATGAACAGTGTACAGAATCACAAGCTGACATCATACTGTATCAATCAGTGACGTAAAATAGATACTGTATATTCATGCATTTAACCATTTCTTCCTCTTTGCTGTCTCAGTTTGCTGACCTGACAGACTCCGCTAAGCGCAATAATGATGGCATGAGGCAGGCCAAGCAGGAGGCTAATGAGTCCCGCCGGCAGATCCAGGCTCTCAACTGTGAGGTCGATGCCCTCAAGAGCACGGTGGGAATCATCTCTTCACTCTTACTCCTCCTCATGTTTCCATCCTCTCCACCCATCCTTTTGACTTCTGTTCATTGCTCTTTGATTTTCACAACAAATACTGCCATAAAGATATTGTTATAAATTCACAAAGGGAAAAGCtcaaagacagaggaagaaattGTCGTATTCCCTCATTGATTTTTCTAACCGCTGtagttgtgtgtgatgtttgaatATCTTggcaatgtttgtgtgtgtgtctgtcctgcaGAATGAGGCTCTTCTGAGGCAGATGCGGGAGATGGAGGATCAGTTTGGTGTGGAGGCCAATAACTACCAGGACAATGTGAATCGCTTGGAGGAGGAGATCCGCCACCTGAAGGATGAAATGTCCCGCCATTTGAGGGAGTACCAGGACCTGCTCAACGTCAAGATGGCGCTGGATATTGAGATCGCCACCTACAGGAAGCTTcttgagggagaggagagcaggttGGTAACTGGAACACAAATGGGCCCATTCTTTCAGAGCTCACCAgcatgcatatgtatgcataAAAGAACCTTCAGAACACCTTGACAGCTCTTTAGTTATTAGATTAAATGGATTTTATGGTTGTTCAGGACATTTTTCTGATTCTGTGAGTCATTTTTGCAGACATATTCTTCTTTATGTGGAAAATATTTTTAGTGTACAAATTTGAATATTTGAATTCATTCTGTTGGCCTTTTGTTAATATCACATATGTTGTTCCGTCTCACAGGATTGTTATTCCAATGAACATTCCCTCCTACCGTGGTGGTGGTAAGACTGATTTTTCAAATCTGTTTCTTTCAAAATGTAATTTAGTGAATTATTACATTCATATTGATTTATACTGAAGCACTCGATCAGCACTGGTTACTTCTTCAGGCCTCTGCAGCAGGGTTATAATACCGAATCATATTTAAAGTGTAAAATCACCTAGTGGTGTTCCATTATATCTTTAAATATAGATACCGGTATATGAAAATCTATTTTTGCCTTTGTTCAATGTGGTCCAGACTACGAAGACAAACCCGAACCTGGACATGGAAGGAAAGTTGTGATCAAGACTGTTGAAACCCGtgatggagaggtgtgtgttgatagAAAATACTCCTCTGCCGCATTACTGTATTGCTATTCAAAATAGACAACATGTAGTTATTACCACATGTTACTATTTTACCCTCTGTCCTATCTTTTTCAGTGAATTACATTGGATTTGCTTTATTATCTGTCACTGCTTTACAGGTTGTGAAGGAGTCAAGGAAGGAGAGGGATTCCCACGATAGCCGTGACAAGAGTGATTCCCGTGATTCCCGTGATTCCCATGATGCCCGTGACTCCCGTGATTCCCGTGATTCCCGTGATTCCCGTGACACCCGTGGAGACCGTGACGACCGTGACGACCATGATTCCAAAGACTCTGACAGGGATGAGTAGACAAGCTAGCTAATACCAGCTGAATGTTCCAGGGTCAAGAATAGTGTGAACAATAGGgtagaaaaatgaaaaggaatgaaaatcataagaatgaaaaagagatcAAAAGCTGCTTATATCATATGTAGTGCTAATTGATGAAACAATTATGAATGCTAGCCAGGTTTAACAGAAGACTTTTTGTTTTTGACTCAAAACTGTGATCCATGAGCAAATCAGATTTTTGCTCAGTCTAATAGCCCTCTTCCCCAAAATGTATACACTGATCTAAACTGTAAACTCACAACTGATTGTGACAATGGTGCTACAATGACACATGCATTCATGGTTCAAACTTGGTGTTGTTCAATGGCAACATTATTGACATTGATTATTGACAAAAACACAACCCTTGACACAGTTGCTCACAATCTAAAACAGATacttcaacacacagacacaaacatgaatgTACTGACATAGTCACTGACATGAGGACGATTGTAGAGTTTGGTAGGTGCAGGTTTGTGGTGGAGCAAGCCTTACCTGTTCACCTTCAGTTGAAAACCACCCGAGGCCTTGATTTAcaggaaaaaacacagaatTTTCTCAAGTAATGTATGTTTTGTATATGAACCTGACACCTCAAAATGAACACTCGCCACAAAACTCTACCGTCAAGGGGGAGCTTTTAACAGTAATGCAAGCACTCGTCTGTTTTGTAGTATACTCTTATCGCTTATAGTCACTGCCAGGGTTTGATCTGATGATGTGCAACTGGACAATAATACTGTTTGAGCAGCTCCCTATATTGGGAGGCATTTGTGACCTTGTAATAGACTATAACCTGTGTCAGATGGCTCTGTGTTGGTACATATAGTAACAGCTCAACCTCATCTCTCCAGAGCAAGTGAGTAATGATCATcactatactatatatacatCACTATACTGCACACCACATAACGAGACGCCTCATTCGTTTCACATCACAGCAGGgatctttttgttttgctgttctTTGGGAATGCTTGTCCTTTGCCAATTTCAGAGAAAATTACTAATAGATAGGATTAAAttgaaaatacaaataaactaCACTGGAACAACAAATGTGTGATTGTTTTCTTTACTTcaatttcaaaatgaaataccaTGACAACTTGTAACAGAGGGTTCCACATTGTAAGGAAGTACTTATTACAGTAAAAAGAGCACTGTCTAAAATCTACATTATGATGGAGGTGCAAGAGAATATTTGATGGACTGAAGCCCATACTGTAGCTCAAATCACTATGGCTTTTTGTCCCAAAGTCTGCCTTTTATCCTGAGCCCCCTGAAATTTGTTGGACCACTGGGTGGCGCCTCAACAAACAACTGATTCAGTACTTGTATGCACTTATGGAGTTATGTCTCTTGCCCTTATGGCACTTACAACAGTTTCAGGTTATTTGACCTGAAGGGCATGCTATAGCCAATCAGGAAGTAATATCATATCTcatcagcactcacacacttgtAGCTCTATAGCCGTTTTCAGGCTCTAAAGTTCTATGGAGTGCAGAGACTGATGTTGAATCTTTGAGGGTTTTTCAGCTTGCTCCCACAAGAGCTACACATTACTCTTTAAAAAAGCTCTTTGCTTAACCCAGGTTAATGTAATGATTTGGTATTAAAAGgtgaatttaaaataaaaccTAGATGCCACCGTAGCTATATTGTAAATGTAATTAgatttaattatttgtattgAAATACATATACGTTTGCAATCTCCCTTTAGCATATGAACATAACATGCAGTAGGCCTAACATGGAACCTACAGTAACACTTGTCCACAagcaacccatacacacacacaacgactcTCTGGTGTAATCCAAACACCGCTCTTGATCCAAATGAACAGATAACTTTTTGACGGCCCATGTTGAAACGGACGGGTAGCCTATATAGGTACAATTTACGGGGATAACAGGATAATAGGACGGATTTCACTCAGTCACTTAATgtatctgtccctgtccctcttaATATTGAAAACACAGTGACGACGCCCTTTGCTTAGAGTCTGTTCCTATCAAGACTCTTCAGTCGTCATTTTTAGTTTTGTTCCTGACACCTTTGTGGAAAGAGTTGAGATTAAGACATGCATCTGTGTATGCTTCTGCACTAGGGTCTGATCACTGCTTGGGAACCCCTGACACTTAATGTCCTTATCCGCTTAACTGAAATACATTGAGACAACCAAAATAACGGCACTAAAACAAGTAATCGTTTCCGTTCTATTACTGAAGTGTAATGTAGCCTATTATAAGAAAGTAGTTGGGCGACCGTAAGGGAGTAGCTAATTGTAAGTAGGCTAAGTACGTCACTTAAAATGGCTCTTATGACTTAGtataaactaaaataaaataaagaggCGTTGTAGAATAACTACTTAAACGCAATTGCAGCCTATTCGCGAATCTGAATAAATGTAATATACATCATACAACGTGTTCATCAAGTTATCAGTGTTGACATTGATAGTAATTTACAACCTTTCAATTGATAGAAATTGTAACATAATCAGTGTTCTTTCATTCCAATGCATTACCTTTCACAACATCGCCCACACGTTTGTGATGTACCCGAGCTAGTGGATGTCACGCAGTCTTGAGTGTGACTCGTGGATCAAACCATATTTGCTCCCAGAGGGTTACTGGGCAATTCAAAAAATATATGTAATTCTTCTATCCTAGACTTTACAAAAAAATCAACAACTTGCAAACAAACAAgatgtttattattttatatgACGTGTATAGCAATCACTCATGTTGAATTTTTTGgcatatttaaatatttattgaaTTGAATCCCACCTCTTAAGCATTTGGTATGTTATGGGACAGTGTTGTGTACATGCTCCAGACGATGGAGTACCGTGAGTGACGACTTCAGTATTAATGGTCTGATATTGTCTACATGTGAACAGGAGTTTATTCTGCCCTTGTTCACCGCCGTTCATCAAACACGGGAGCATTGCCAGTTCATGCAGGTACGATTTAGAAATCTGCCAATGCCTGGAGCCGTTTATGTGGGTGTTTTTTCCACTAAGCTATGTCTGATGAACATTCAGTCCGACTGTAGCGAAAAGGGATAGTAAGTTCACAGAAAGAGAAGCAAACACAGAGTTAGCCCAGATGCTTAGTAAGACTGGTTGGTAGGCTATGTTTGACGTGCAATTCGTTTGTGTAGTGGCAAGGCTTCTATCATGATCATACGAACTGCAGAGTGTGGGTGTACTATTGATTATTGAGCTACTGTTATGAAAAGTTGCGACGGTTAATTCGATTTCGCTCAGGGTTTTCGAaggttgtctttgttttttttttcattttgaactgTAGCCTAAAAGATGACTGGAATTATCACCACCTAACGTTAAGTGACGACAGTGAGATGTCTTCTCCAATAACTAACAGTTTATCACTTGCATATCTCAACCCAGGATTAGTCGAACAAGTGTCCCGTCTTGAAAtgaccttcttttttttttaccgaagCACAACTGATACATTTGGATATTGACGGGATGTAGACAGTCTCTGATGGTGTCTGTTTTCATATCAAGACTAGTGAGTGCAGTGACCCCTTTAAGAGACGTCAGCATGTGCACATGAAATTCTGGCGCGAGATTGTTAGAGGCTTCCTCAACTTCCTGAAGTCTTTCAAGAAAGCTGTTTACGGTTTTACGTTAGATAATTATTAAATCGGGCCAAAGAGTTGGTTGTGTCGACTTGATACCATCGTCATTTGAAGACCATAGAAAAAAGAAAGCCATTAAGGCTTACGTCTCCGTCTGGTAAGTGGGCTAGGCTCGCTAAACTGCATTGTCCAACGTAGTCTGTCTTACGTTAGCTTGTTGTAATGAACATAAAGTTACATCCGCCAACATTATGAATATTAACTTACTAACCAAACAATAATTGGATGTTAGATTATGATTGCATGTACCTCACCTTACCTCTGACAGTCCATCTTGCTACCACAAAAGCTGACTTTTTACCACAGAGCTGTTAAACAAGCGCTCCCAAGCTAACGCCATGTTGGCTCATGGCACAATATTTTACTACATTGTTCTAATCTTTGTTAAATTCCAGCAGTGTGTGATTGTACGTTATCTAGGTAGTGATTATGATTGGGTTGTGCTAGCTAGGTAGTTAAGGAACATTAACAGTACACATTTTGGTCGTAAACACAACGCGAACTTGGAACTTACTACGTTGTATCTTGTGAGACTCACACAAGTCATGGTATGTGGGCAATGTTTCTGCATAACATTACAGTTCATATTAATACTGGTACAGTCGGCGATTCTAATCTCGTACACATTTGTCAAAGGCAGGGAATTtgccctctagctgtccgtttcAGTGCTCAAAAAAAATCCGGGGTTCGTACACAGCCCAGGcatgtaaatgggaaacaaacagagtGGCTCGGAGCGAGACAAACAATTCCAGTCAATTGAATGTGGTGCTCAGCTCTATATTTGTCTATGGTGTTCAGGACCACGCTTCCGAGGGTTAtacatttgattggctgctgaccTTAAGTATCATCAACCTTTTCCGAATCATGACTATATCTTTAAAGGCAAATGATTTTAGGACGGCCCACTGTTCCCGTTACCTTGTAGCACATTTCGGCTTGCCTACGTTCTAAGACGTCATTCCTGTCAGCTGGTTCGATCTGTTTGTGAACGGTAGACTGATCGAATGTTAGGGCAAGTGCATAGGCAGGCTACATAAATAAGCTGTTTTGGAAAGAAGCTGGTGGTAGAGAGGAAAGATCATACCATGAAATATCTCCACAGTTACTTTGGGGTTGTTTCATGTATGTTTTAGACTCCTTTATGACGCATAGAAAGCCAACTGCAAGGCATAACCCGAGTACATTAGAAAAGAAATAAACCAAATGTTGTTGAACCTATGAATTCATTAATCCAAGTATAATCTTAAACCTGTTCTTTTAGGTTTTATGTATTCTGCAGACACTTTTTTCCAAAGCCAGGTTTTGTCATAGGAGCGGTTGTGCATTCCCAATGTAAATCCATAGAGAGCTTGGCGGTTGCATTGATCACTTACTGTTTTTGTTGTGGTGCTGAAAGGGTTAAGTACATCCCTAGTCCAGCCTCCTGTGCTTCCTCTTTCCACCCTAGAAAACTAGGTTATAATAATGCATTATGGGTAAGTATTACTGTTGCATAAGCGCCGGGTGTGTGTAGCCTATATCATCCCCCTCTTCTGAACTATGTATTACAAGCAGAATATAATTTGGGCATAATAGTTTGGTGGGAATGAGCAGCTGTAGGCTGTTTTCTGCCggtagatcaggtggaaagaCTCCTCCCACAGTGGAGTtggaggggaagaaaatacacaatgtgagtggacagagctaagttgccttatgtgtgtgtaatgtaattataggttatggtgatgaggaacaatgttatcacagccatcagcatttgcaggtAAAGGTCCTACTATATTAGACAGAACAGAAATATCAGAAAAtgtgtcatacacacaaaataaatagataaacgATGCACTGCCAATTATTTAAACATGAAATTAATTATATTATGGCATGCCACTGGCT encodes the following:
- the prph gene encoding peripherin, with protein sequence MSSHSTARTSYRRTFGTPSSMQSSYTPLSSRMMPHSSRYLSSMPGAMPTRQVAYRARSSTPTPRVSYDKVDFSLAEAVNQEFLATRSNEKQELMELNDRFASFIDKVRYLEQQNSGLQAELSQYKGQEQQGKPNRACDLYTKEMRELRRELDFVGKDRDQIQVERDNLAEDLALMKQRFDEETQKKQEAENNLVLFRKDVDDATLSRLDMERKIESLMDEIEFLKKLHDEEIQDVQVSAQTQQMKFEVETQARPDLTGALRDIRAQYENIASKNMQESEEWYKSKFADLTDSAKRNNDGMRQAKQEANESRRQIQALNCEVDALKSTNEALLRQMREMEDQFGVEANNYQDNVNRLEEEIRHLKDEMSRHLREYQDLLNVKMALDIEIATYRKLLEGEESRIVIPMNIPSYRGGDYEDKPEPGHGRKVVIKTVETRDGEVVKESRKERDSHDSRDKSDSRDSRDSHDARDSRDSRDSRDSRDTRGDRDDRDDHDSKDSDRDE